One Gadus chalcogrammus isolate NIFS_2021 chromosome 22, NIFS_Gcha_1.0, whole genome shotgun sequence genomic window carries:
- the LOC130376032 gene encoding LOW QUALITY PROTEIN: polypeptide N-acetylgalactosaminyltransferase 15-like (The sequence of the model RefSeq protein was modified relative to this genomic sequence to represent the inferred CDS: inserted 1 base in 1 codon; deleted 1 base in 1 codon), whose amino-acid sequence MRCWVRTRAIRRQILCLWFLLLGLALVTLGLLDLASPDPTLPKDKHPPRHPFGRAPETPDLEVIVDSRDPAPDRDVALSPLTSLQEEELLFVASSAQGSKTPRPLKRGPYKMIMRGKNTDRPTVPASTTNDSVDTKTPQLDDLRGGDEGTKTTMMALRRTWPESRHPACVGEQYSESLPSTSVVICFQEEARATLLRTVHNVLDTVPKEYLSEILLVDDFQNEPLGSDLSEYIALLDGVRLVQSPGHLGTAQCRSLGASEAVGEVLVFMDAHCECQEDWLEPLLERVAQDRTRVVSPVMDLIDWHTFQYNATRWPVXGVFDWRLDFHWESYPQPQALDKDSVVQPVSSPVLGGEVLAVDRHFFLSVGGYDPDMLLGGAEQIELSIRVWSCGGSLEVVPCSRVARLDHPPPHTPPDHELLQKNKIRLADSWMDAYGKIFYRRNPLAHFISQSESPNITERVRLKESLGCRDFHWFLSTVYPQLYIPQDRPGLSGELYNVGTGSCADLPGERTLQNGTMSIAPCSGTGKQLCELNSQGEVRWGAAGDLCFDGRGERITLAPCPSHQPTQGQLQWRFLKLSGQLVHMQSQLCVEATRDDGSSQGGSGLFLRPCIRHPRQQWHFEQLVAP is encoded by the exons ATGCGGTGCTGGGTCAGAACTAGAGCCATCCGCAGGCAGATTCTGTGTCTTTGGTTTCTGCTGCTCGGTCTCGCTCTGGTAACGCTTGGCCTTTTGGACCTGGCCTCCCCAGACCCGACCCTTCCAAAAGATAAACACCCTCCACGCCACCCGTTCGGACGGGCACCGGAGACCCCCGACCTGGAGGTTATTGTGGATTCCCGAGACCCTGCACCGGACCGGGATGTCGCTCTCTCGCCCCTCACTTCTCTTCAAGAGGAGGAACTTTTATTCGTCGCATCTTCGGCTCAAGGGAGCAAGACCCCGAGACCCCTGAAAAGGGGGCCATACAAGATGATAATGCGGGGGAAGAATACGGATAGGCCTACTGTTCCGGCGTCCACGACGAACGATAGTGTGGATACGAAAACGCCTCAGTTGGATGATCTGAGAGGGGGTGATGAAGGGACGAAAACAACGATGATGGCATTGCGTCGCACCTGGCCCGAGTCGCGCCATCCTGC GTGCGTTGGCGAGCAGTACAGCGAGTCGCTGCCGTCCACCAGCGTGGTGATCTGTTTCCAGGAAGAGGCTCGGGCCACCCTGCTACGGACCGTGCACAACGTGCTCGACACCGTGCCCAAGGAGTATCTGAGCGAGATTCTGCTGGTGGATGACTTTCAAAATG AACCACTGGGGAGTGATTTGAGTGAGTACATAGCGCTCCTGGACGGGGTGCGCTTGGTTCAAAGCCCAGGGCATCTGGGCACTGCGCAGTGCCGTTCTCTGGGGGCGTCCGAAGCCGTGGGCGAGGTCCTGGTGTTCATGGACGCCCACTGCGAGTGTCAGGAGGACTGGCTGGAGCCGCTGCTGGAGAGGGTGGCCCAggacag GACTCGTGTCGTGTCTCCCGTTATGGATTTGATAGACTGGCACACCTTCCAGTACAACGCCACCCGGTGGCCAG AGGGAGTGTTTGACTGGAGACTGGACTTTCACTGGGAATCATACCCACAACCTCAAGCTTTAGACAAAGACTCAGTTGTTCAACCGGTCAG CAGTCCAGTTTTGGGAGGTGAAGTCCTGGCCGTGGACAGACACTTCTTCCTGAGTGTTGGAGGATATGACCCGGACATGCTGCTG GGGGGGGCGGAGCAGATTGAACTGTCAATCAGG GTGTGGTCATGCGGGGGGTCCTTGGAGGTGGTTCCCTGCTCCCGTGTGGCCCGCCTGGAccaccccccgccccacacGCCCCCCGACCACGAGCTACTGCAGAAGAACAAGATCCGCCTGGCTGACAGCTGGATGGACGCGTACGGGAAGATCTTCTACCGCAGAAACCCGCTGGCGCACTTCATCAgtcag TCTGAGAGTCCTAACATCACGGAGCGGGTCAGGCTCAAGGAGAGCCTTGGCTGCAGGGACTTCCACTGGTTCTTGTCTACGGTCTACCCTCAGCTCTACATACCCCAGGACAGACCAGGGCTGTCTGGAGAG CTGTACAACGTTGGCACTGGCTCCTGTGCAGATCTCCCTGGAGAGAGGACTCTTCAGAATGGGACCATGAGCATTGCCCCATGCAGTGGCACAGGCAAACAG CTCTGTGAGCTGAACTCCCAGGGGGAGGTGCGATGGGGAGCGGCCGGGGACCTGTGTTTTGACggcaggggggagaggattACCCTGGCCCCCTGCCCCAGCCACCAGCCCACCCAAGGCCAACTCCAGTGGAGGTTCCTGAAG CTGAGCGGACAGCTAGTCCACATGCAGTCCCAACTCTGCGTGGAGGCTACGAGAGATGACGGATCTTCACAGGGGGGCAGCGGCCTCTTCCTTCGCCCCTGCATTCGTCACCCCCGGCAACAGTGGCACTTTGAGCAGTTGGTGGCCCCCTGA